The genomic DNA ATTTCAAGCGCCGCACGCGGCTCGCTCGCACGGCGGCCGGCTGGCATATCGACGGCCGCAAGTTCTATTGCACGGGCGCACTGTACGCGCACTGGATTCCCACGCTGGTGATCACGGAAGAGAAAGGGCGCGACATCACGTGGCTCGCTTTCGTGCCGCGCGACGCCGACGGCGTCGAGGTGATCGACGACTGGGATGGTTTCGGTCAGCGTGTCACGGGCAGCGGGACGGTGCAGTTCAGTCATGTGCGCGTCGAGCCGGAATGGGTCGTGCCGTTTCAGGCATCGTTCGAGCGTCCGACGACGATCGGACCGCTCGCGCAGATCATTCACGCGGCCATCGATCTCGGTCAGGCGCGCGGCGCGTTCCAGGCCGCATTGCAGTTCGTGCGGGAGCATTCGCGACCGTGGATCGACGCGAAGATCGAGCGTGCCGCCGCCGACCCGCTGACCATCGCGCAGTTCGGCGACCTCGCGGTGCGTTTGCGCGCGGCGGAGGCATTGCTGCACCGCGCGGGACGCTTTGTCGATGCCGCGCAGGCCGGGCCGACGGAACGCTCGGTGGCGCAGGCATCGATTGCCGTCGCGGAGGCGCGTGCGCTCACCACGACGGTATCGCTCGATGCGGGTTCGCGCCTGTTCGAACTCGCCGGCACGTCGGCGACACTCGATGGTCTCGGACTCGACCGTTTCTGGCGCAATGCCCGCACGCATACGCTGCACGACCCGGTGCGCTGGAAGTATCACGCGGTAGGCAACTACTATCTCAACGACAAGCTGCCGCCCCGGCATGGAGCCTTGTAATGGCGAGGAAACAGATTCTGCTCAACGCGTTCAACATGAATTGCGTGGGCCATATCAACCACGGTCTGTGGACGCATCCGCGCGACCGGTCGACGGACTATCGGCTGTTGCCGTACTGGACCGACCTCGCTCGCACGCTGGAGCGCGGATTGTTCGATGGACTCTTTCTTGCCGACATCGTCGGTGTATACGACGTCTATCAGCGCAATGTCGACGTGACGTTGCGCGAGTCGATCCAGTTGCCCGTCAACGATCCCTTGCTGCTTGTTTCGGCGATGGCTGCCGTGACTAGTCATCTGGGTTTCGGCGTGACCGTCAACCTCACCTATGAACAACCGTATCTGCTCGCACGCCGTTTCTCGACGCTCGATCATTTGACGCAGGGGCGCGTCGGCTGGAATATCGTCACGGGGTATCTCGACAGCGCGGCGCGCGCGATGGGGCTGAGCGAGCAGCTTCCACACGACGAACGCTACGAGCGCGCGGACGAGTACCTCGAAGTGCTCTACAAGCTGTGGGAAGGCAGTTGGGAAGCGGATGCGGTGTTGCGCGACAAGGGCGCGCGGGTATATGCCGATCCCGCGAAGGTTCATGAGGTTCGGCACGCGGGGCGGTACTACAACGTTGAAGGTTATCACCTGGCGGAGCCGTCGCCGCAGCGCACGCCTGTCCTGTTTCAGGCGGGTAGTTCCGGGCGTGGCCAGCGCTTTGCCGCGCGTCATGCCGAATGCGTGTTCATTTCGCCGCCGAACCGGAATGCTGCGCGAGAAACGGTGAAGGCATTGCGGGAGCAACTGGTGCTGGCCGGGCGTCGGCCGGATGACGTTAAGGTGTTTGCCGGCGCGGCTGTTGTGGCGGGCGCTACCGAGCGCGAGGCGCGGGAGAAGTACGCGGATTATTTGCAGTATGCGAGCCGTGAAGCCGGGCTTGCGCACTTTGCCGCTAGTACTGGCATCGACTATGCGCAATATGATCTCGACGAGCCTGTTGATTATGCGCCGGGCAATGCTATTGAGTCGGCTACGCGGACGGCGAAGCAGCATGGGTGGACGCGTCGCAAGTTGCTCGAGATGTTTGAGCTTGGCGGGCGGTATCCGGCGATTGTGGGCAGCGCTGCCCAGGTCGCGGATGAACTGGAGGGCTGGATCGAGGAGACGGGGATTGATGGGTTCAATCTGAGCCGGACTGTGGTGCCCGAGAGTTATGAGGATTTTATTGATCTCGTTGTGCCTGAGTTGCAGAGTCGGGGGCTTTATAAGACTGCGTATGGCGATGGGACGTTGCGGAACAGATTGTTCGGGGAGGGGGATCATTTGCCTGCGCGGCATGCGGCGGCGGGGTTTAGGCGGGACTTGGGGTAGCCGTTGCCGGGCGGTGGAGCGGTGGCTTCTGCGTTTGCGCCTTCGCGGCGCGGGCGGTTTGGTGTATTTGCGTCTGCGCTGGCATCCGCGTTTTGCCTTCGCGATTCAGGCGTCGCCGTTTGGTGTTTTGGCCTTTGCGCTGGCATCCGCGTTTTGTTAGCTTGCTTCAAGCGTCGCCCCTGTGCGGGGCGGCACCTACTTTTCTTTGCCGCCGCAAAGAAAAGTAGGCAAAAGAAAGCGGCTCACACCGCCAGTTCTTGTGTTTGCCTGAGGGCCCCCACGGGGTCTTACGCTTCACACGGCAGCCTTTCTGTTTGCGTGCGTTGCCAACGCTTCGAATGAACGCCTCACCCGCTTCAAATACCCCTACACGTGCAAGCGGCAGCGAATGGTCTCCGCCGCCCAGGTGGCAAACTGTGTGTAGGTTGTCGCGTCGTATAGCGTGGCGCTCTTACATCGAGGCGTGCGCTATCGGTCCGAAGTGAGGCGTGTGGAGCATAAGGGGCCGACACACAGTTTGCCACCTGAGCGGCGGTGGCGTAACTGGCACGGCGCGCTGTAGTGCGGGAGCGTGAAGCGGGTGAGGCGCACCGCAAGAGCGCTGGCAACGAGTATGGGTCACGTGATTGCCGTGTGAAGCGTAAGACCGGTTGGGGGCCCTCAGGCAAACACAAGAACTGGCGGTGTTAGCCGCTTTCTTTTGCCTACTTTTCTTTGCGGCGGCAAAGAAAAGTAGGTGCCGCCCCGCACAGGGGCGACGCTTGAAGGGGTAAGTCATAACGCGGATGCCAGCGCAAAGGCCAAAACACCAAACGGCGACGCCTGAAGCACGAAGGCAAATCGCGGATGCCAACGCAAAGGCCAAAACACCAAACGGCAACGCATGAAGCAGGAAGGCAAAGTACGGATACCAGCGCAGACGCCAATACTCCAAACTGCCCACGCCGCAAAGGCGAAGGCGAAGGCGAAGGCGAAGACGAAGACGAAGACGAAGACGAAGACGAAGACGAAGACGAAGACGCAAACGCAGACAGTACGTTTCGAGGCTCTATACGACCACCAAGCCTTCGGCATGAAATCGCACATCGACGGCCTGCGCGCAATCAGCCGCCACATCCTCGATCATTCGGGTCAATCGCGCCTTATCTGCCAGATAGAGATCGGAGTTCATCCGACTCGCCAGAAGCATCCACACAAACAGGGCCTCATTCGCGGCAGCGGCAAAGAACACCCGTTCGCTCGCTTCATTTCGTGACCGCTTTTTCCTGGCGGCTTTCGCGAGGGTGGCAATCCGCTTTTCCATCACCAGCGTTAGCGCTTCGTAGTCTATGGTGTCTGCGTTCATACCCGTTCCCGTCTCCTGTCTTGCGAACGCTGCAATGATAGGAGCGAAACAAGTCATGACTTGACAGTGCGTCTCAGTTTGCACGCGAGCATGGAGCCGGAGCGCAGCAGCACATCATATTTGCGTCAGGTCACGCCAAGTTCGAAAAGGCGATGCGTTTCGTCACGTTCGGTGCCGCCAGCGCGCGCTTTTGTCCAGCCGAGCGCGCGGCTGTAGGCGCCTAGCGCGCCGTTTTGCACGAGTTGTGTCTCGTCGACGGCAACGTGGCCGGCTGCGAACGGATGCACGTACATGGCATCGGCCGGGCAATACAGCTCGCACATGAAGCACGTCTGGCACTGGTCGGGGCGCGCGATGACGGGAATGCCCCCCTTCACCGCATCGAAGACGTTGGTGGGGCAAACATCGACGCAACGGTCACACGCGGTGCAGCGTGATTCGCTGATAAGTTCGATCAAAACGATAGGTCCTGTCAGGCGATCTCAGGTTGAACGATGGGCTTCCAGCGGATAGCGGGCGCTTTCACGCCGCTGATCAGCAGGCGCGAGGCGTCTTCGGTTCGCAACGGGAAGTCGTCGCGCCGGTGCAGGCCTCGCGTCTCGCGCCGCGCGAGCGCACTCGTGTACGACAGTTTCGCCACGTACAGCAACGCATAGGCGCTGCGGCTTGCGGCGAACGATGCACCGTCGCTGGAACGGGCGGCGAGTGCGTCGTCGATCGCGCGCAAGGCGGCGGAGAGACGCAGCTCGCTTCGAAACAGCTGCACAGCGGGCGGACGCACCTCGCGTTCGAGTGTGGCAGCGGCGGCGCGTGGATCGCTGGTCGCGAGTTGCGCGTAGTGCGGGTCGATGTCGACGGGCGACGCGCTGCCATGCACCTTCGCAAAGCGGCTTGCCGCCTCGCCCGACCAGCTTCCCGTCGCGATCGCCCAGGCCGCGTTCGGCGAGCCGCCGCCCGTGCGCGCGCCGACGATCGCTTCGCGTGATGCCGCATCGCCCGCCGCATAAAGGCCGGGCACATCGGTCCGGCCGTCGGTATCGACGAGACGGATGCCGCCCGTGCCGCGCACCGTGCCTTCGTGGCGCAGACCCACGGGAAAGCGCGTGCGGAACGGGTCGATGCCCATCCGGTCGTAGGGGAGAAACGCATTCGCCTGGCCCGAGCGCAGCCATCGTTCGACGTCGGGTGTCGCGCGATCGAAGACGGCGAACACGGGCTCGTTCATCAATGCCTTCGCGACCGGGATGAACGCGTCGTCCTCGTCGATATGGATGGGACGGCCGTCGCCCGTCGAATAACTTGCCCAGATGAACGGCAAACCTTTGGTGACCGACGAGAACGCCGCCGCGAGGCCGTACTGGCTGGAGAATTCCATCCCTGAGAAGAGCGCGCCCACCTCAGCTGCAGCGAGATGTCCGTCGCCTGTGCAGACGTTGGTGCCGAGCGCGCCGCCCAGAAACGCGCAGCCGCCCGTGGCGATCACGCAGGCGTTCGCGCTCACGCGCCAGCGCGAGCCGTCGCGACGCGCGCCGAAAGCGCCCGTCACGCGGCCTTCGCGCTCGTCGTGAACGAGTCCGAGCAGCGGCGCATGGTCCAGGATAGTCACGCCGGCGCGTTTGATCTGCTGACGCATGAAGCGCATGTAGTCCGGACCGCGCAGCGTCGCGCGGTTCGGCGTGCCGTCGTCCTTACGCGGAAACGGGTAGCGCAGCGCTTCGAGCAGACGCAATTGGCTCGCGGCGGTTTCAAGAACCTGCGAGGTCCATGACAGTTCGCTGAGTTCGCCGCCAGTGCGAAAGCGTTCCTTGAAATGACGCTCGTATTCGTTGGGGTCCGGCACGTACCAGACATTGTTGTTCGATGCCGCCGCGGCGCCGGAGGTGCCGCAATAGCCCTTGTCGGCGAGTACGACCGTCGCGCCGCTGCGTGCCGCCATCAGCGCGGCCCATGTGCCTGCCGGGCCGCCGCCCGCGACGAATACGTCGGCGCGCAGCGCGATCTGGTCTGCATGAGCGGATGACGTGCTCATGCGTGTCCATCCCATGGTACGAGTGCTTTTTGCAGACGTCGCAGCCCCCATTCGATCGAGGCCGCGATCAGCGCGATCACGATGATGCCCATGATGACCACGTCGGTCTCCAGGAACTGTCCGGCGGACTGGATCATGAAGCCGAGCCCGCGCGTGGCCGCGATCAGTTCCGCTGCCACCAGCACCGACCAGCCGACGCCGAGGCCGATGCGGATGCCCGTCAGCACGTCGGGCGCGGCAGAAGGAACCACGACGTAACGCACGATCTGCCAGCGTGTCGCACCGAGCGCCCTTGCGCCGCGAATGCGCCCTGGCTTCACGCGGCGCACGCCTTGCTGTGTGGCGATCGCGAGCGGGGCGAACACCGCGAGCCAGATGAGCAGCACCTTCGACGGCTCGCCGATGCCGCACCAGATCACGATGAGAGGCAGATAGGCAAGCGGTGGAATCGGGCGATAGAACTCGATCAACGGATCGACGATGGCCTGCGCGACGCGGTTCATGCCCGTGAGAATGCCCACAGGAATCGCTGTGACGATGGCGAGCAACAGCGCCGCCAGCATGCGGTGCAGGCTCGCGAGCGTGTGCTCGAGCAGGGTCGCGTTGCTGGAGCCGTCGATAGCCACGGTCACGAACTTCTTCGCCACGGCCGCAGGCGATGGCATGAACACAGGGCTCACGAGTTCCAGACGCGACGCAATGCCCCACGCCGCGATCAACACGATCACGGTCGCCGCACTGATCCAACGCGAGCCCGCCAAAGACCAGCGCGGCACCCGCGTCGCGCGCGGCGCGCCTGAACGGGCGGTAGCCTTCGGCAACGCGGAAGGGGCGCGCGCCGGGTGATCGGCGGCGTTCATATCGTCTCTCCTTCATCGGCGAAGAAGCCGGTTTCGAGTTCGTCGCGCAACCGGACGAACGCCGGTTCGTTGCGGATGGCACGCGCGTTTTCGCCCGCCGCGAAGCGACGGCCGAAGTCGAGCCCGCGCACGGATTCGATACGGCCTGGATCGCCTTTCATCAGCACCAGATCGGTCGCCATGAAAAGCGCTTCCGTAATGTCGTGCGTGATCATCAACATGCCTTTGTCATAGCGCGTCCACAGTTGCAGCAGATATTCCTGCATGCGTTGGCGCGTTAATGCATCGAGCGCGCCGAGCGGTTCGTCGAGCAGCAGATAGCGCGGGTCGACGGCGAGCGAGCGCGCGAGGTTCACGCGCTGACGCATGCCGCCCGAAATCTTCCAGAGCGGATAGTCCGCGTAACCGCTGAGGCCCGTCAGCGCAAGCAGCGAATCGACCTTCTCGCGTAACGCGCTGCGTGGCACGCCTCGAAGCTGCAAGCCAAAACCGATGTTCTGTTCGACGTTTTGCCAGGGCAGCAATGCGTCGTCCTGCGAGACGACGCCGCGTTCCGCACCCGGTCCGGTGACGGCGACGCCGTCCAGCGTGACCTTGCCCGCAGTGGGCGCGATGAACCCCGCGATCACGTTGAGCAAGGTGGTCTTGCCGCAGCCCGAAGGACCGAGCACGACAGTGAAGCTGCCGTCGCGCAGATCGAGATCGAGGTTCGACAGCACGGTCCGGCGTCCCGCGCCGGTATCGAAGTCGACGCTGACGGATTCGACGCGGATCATCGCTTGACCTTACTGTTTGCTTGCCTGCTGCACATAGGCCGAGGTGACCGTCGGTCGATAATCGGGCAGCACGGCATCGAGGCGTTTCTGCTCCTTGAGGAATTTCGACGTGTCCGCGAGGGCGGTCGCCGTGCCTCCGCCGAGCAGCGCGCTACCCGACTGCTCGGCGAGCAGCGGATAGGTCGTGCCATGTAGCAGCGGCGGCACGTCGGCAGGGTCCGATCCGCTGACACGCGCAATCGCCGTCACTTCCGGCGAACTCGCCGTCCAGTTCGCGCCGTTCTTGCGATAGTCCTCGTTCACCTGGCCCGTCACCTTCGCGAAGCTCACCAGAAAGTCGGGATGCGACTGCGCGAAATCCTTGCGCGCGACCCAGGCGAGGAAGGTCGGCGCGCCCCATTTGCGTACGTCGGCGGAGGTCGTGAAGACCTTGCCCGTCTTCTGGATCTTGCCGAGCGCCGGCTCCCACACATACGCGCCGTCGATGTCGCCGCGCTGCCACGCCGCTGCGATTTCGGGCGGCGCGAGATTGAGGATCGTCACGCGATCCGCAGGGATGTTCCAGTGCTTCAGTGCGGCGAGCAGGCTGTAGTGCGTGGTCGACACGAACGGCACGGCGATCTTCTTGCCGATCAGGTCCTGCGGTGTGTTGATATTGCTGCCGTTGCGCACGACGAACGCTTCGGCGGAGCCGATTTCCGCCGCGACGAAGAACGTCTCGATCGGCAGGCCTCGTGTGACGCCCGCGGCCAGGGGACTGCTGCCTGTGAAGCCGACCTGCACGTCACCTGATGCCATCGCGGCGATCACGTCGGCGCCCGTGTTGAACTTGCGCCAGTTGATCTGGTAGCCGCTGTCCTTTTCGTAGAGCCCTTTAGCCTGAGCGATCTTCGAAGGCTCGATGTCGGTCTGATAGCCGATGGTGACCGTCTTGTCGGCGGCATGCGCGGGCGACGCGCCGAGAATCGCACTGGCGAACAGCGGCGCGATAAGGCGAACGAAAAACCGTGTATTCATTGGATGGTCCCCAGAGTGGTAAGCGAATACCGTTAATTTGCGGCGCGACGCTCAGCGCGCGGAATACAACACCGCATCGATCTCGACGCGGGCATCGCGGCCCAGTTGCGCAACGCCGATCGTGGTACGCGCAGGCAGCCGCACCGCATCGTCGAAGTAGCTGTCATAGACACGGTTGAAGCCGGCGTAATCGGCGTTGAAATCGCGCAGATAAATCCGCACGAAAACCGTATCTGACAGCGCAAAGCCCGCGTGTTGAACGATTTGTTCGATGTTGTGAAAGCACAGCTTCGCCTGCGCTTCGATGCCCTCAGGCAAGGTCTTGTCTGGCGCGTTGGGATCGACGGGAAGCTGGCCTGTCACATGCAGCCAGCCGTTGGCCTCTACCGCATGGCTATAACGCGCCGACGGCGGCGGCGGGGCAGCTGTGGGCGACTGATGAAACACGATGGAAGACATGCAGTTTCGACTCCCCGGACGGCTTGAGTGCTGGATAATCGATGCATCGTTGTTATAACAACGTCACGATGAGGCGAGTATAGATTTGCGCTCGTCGCGCGCTAAACGATCATTTCTGACATGCTTATCTGGCCGTTGGATTTGGCTCGGGGTTGGGCTGTTTGACACAATGACGCAGACAGCAGCGGATCGGTCGCTGCAACCATTCACATATCGATGAGAAGAAACAGACAATCCACCGCGCCCCTCTACGAGCGCATTCGCGACGCGCTGCATGCACGCATTCTCGACGGCACTTATCCGCCTGGAACGCGTCTGCCGATCGAGCATGCACTGTGCGAGTCCTACGGAGTGAGCCGGATCACGATTCGTCAGGCACTGGAGCGATTACGTCAGGAAGGATGGATCGAAAAGATTCACGGCCAGGGCACCTTCGTGCAGAGAGCGCGCGCCGTGCAGAACATCAGCGCGCTGCAGAGCTTCTCCGAGGCGATGATGCCGCTCGGGCACCGCGTGTCGAACCGCGTCGAGGGCGTGCGTGTGGTGAGCGTCAACAGCCAGCTCGCGAGCCGTCTGCAACTGGAAGCAGAAGCGCGCGTGACGGAAATTCAGCGCGTGCGCTTGCTCGACGGCCTGGCCGTGTCGTTCGAATTGACGTATGCGGCGCGCGAAGTAGGGGAGCAGTTGCTCGATGCTGACCTCGAGAACCGCGATATTTTTCATGTGATCGAGCAGGATTGCGGCGTGCGCATTGGCCATGCCGATCTGTCGATCCGTTCGATGCCGGCGAGCGAAGAGGTCGCGCTCGCGCTGGGCGTCGGGCCCGGAAGTGCGTTGCTCGGTATCGAAAGGCTCGTGTACAGCCGCGATGGCGCGCCTGTTCTCTTCGAAGCGCTGAGCTATCGCGGCGACGCGTTCCAGTATCAGTTGAGTATCGAGCGGGCGAAGCGGTAGATCGAGGGGACTTGCCGGGTTTAGCGTGTTACCGCGAACAGTCAATGCGCTGTTATCCTGAACACGGCGCATCCGACGCGAAAATGTGTCGACGCGTCGATGTAGGTCAAATGGAATGTGGGCATACAGCAAGGGAGCACAGCATGGACATGGAAAAGCCCATCATCACGCCGGAAGAATTCGTGGACGAGATTAACCGTCGCCTGCCGGAACACGACTGCTATACGCAGGGCTTGCAGATGTTTCTCGTACCGAGGGGCGCAATGCCCGATGAGGCGATTGGAATCGACTGGGAACCGCGAAATGCACGCAACGGCGTGATCGCAGTCAGCGAAGTTCACAGAGAAGTTGCCAGCGAGTTTTCCGTCAGCAAGCACCTCGGGCGTCGACACTAGGGAGCGTCGCATTGCCCCACATGCACTCGGCGAGTCTCTCTGATCAGGAGATTGTGTACTTGTTCTGAGGGCCGCCGGTGTACACCGTTCTCGCGATCTCCAGGATTTTTTCGCGGTTGTGGTCGAATGCGGCGAGCAACGAGGATTCGTCAGAATCCTTGTTGGGGTTCAGTTTGACGAGCACCACATCGTCGACCTGGAAGACAATCTCACGGGCATTGTCATAACCCCAGAAGCACACGCAATGCCGCGACGCATCGTGGATCCGGGCCGGATTGGGAAAGTTGATTACCGCGCTGGCTTTTGCCATTTATTCACCCTTACAGACATATCGCCACTTGCTCGCGTTGACATCGAGGCGGGCGTCCATCTCCAGACGCTTCTGCGCTCGTTCGTTTTCCGCCTTCTGTTGCGCCGAGACACGCGCCGCCTGCTGGCTGGCGTAGTCGCTTTGCTTTGAAGGAGGGGCCGGGTACACCTTGGTTTGCTTTTGCATATGGATTCCAGAAAGTAGTTGCAGAATGATTTTGATGCTGTGACATATACGGCTTACTGCATTGGGCGCTTCATTCCCTCCGCCTCGATTGCAGCGTTGCGTTCCTCGCTCGCCTCAACGGGTTCCATTGATTCGTCGAGAGAAGCGATCGCCCGTTCTGTGACAGACCTGGTTTCAGTGAAAGCTGCGCCAGATGCGCCGTCTTCGTCGACGGGAGGTGCCAGCATGTCGTGGAGCATCGCGTGTAGCTCGGGCGTGTTCCAGGGCGCGCTGCGCTGTTTTCTCTGTTTTATGTAATGCCGCACTTCCGCGTCCTGTTCGGCGGTCAGTGGCAGGCCGCGGAACGTATTTTGAGGCGTGGCTTCGAACATGAGAGCCTCCTTCGTTCACTATAGTTCGAGTGTAATCCTATTGTTCGATAAGCGCGAACTGTTGGTGACCGTGCGGCGTGTTTCGTTCATCTGCAGATTCGAACGCGCCGGTCATATTCACGCAATCTATACCGATTCCTGCGCAAAGCGCGCGATTTACCGATGCTATTCGTGCTGCCGTATCGCCCATGCCGCAACCCGAAAAATTGAGGAGTTTTGACTTTGTAAAGCAGTGTATGCTGAACCGCACGTCTTTCGGTGATGGACGGATAGGGAAGAAAGACATGAGTGGACCGCGATGCCTCACGGTGCGGCACAAAAGCGTTTATCGCTATTCCGAGCCGGTGAGCTTCGGCGAGCACAGGATGATGTTCCGCCCGAGGTCCAGCCACGATTTGCGTCTGGTTAGCTCGGAATTGCGTATTGTGCCGACGCCTTCGCGCCTGCACTGGATGCACGATGTCTTCGACAATTCGGTCGCAGTCGCGACGTTCGCCGAAGAGGCGTCCCAACTCGTATTCGATAGCAGCGTCACGCTCGAGCATTACGAAGCGCCCGCGCCCGAGTATGCGATCGAGCCGTATGCCGCAACCTGGCCATTTGCGTACACCAACGATGAAGCAACGGAACTGGTCAACGCACGAAGCCGGCGGCATCCCGATGCAGATGTCGACAAATGGGCCCAGTCTTTCATTGCGCAAGGCCGCGACACCCCGACGATGGCGTTGCTCAGAGACATGACGGCTGAGATCAAAGAGCAGTTTCTTTACGCGCGGCGCACGGAGAAAGGCGTCTACCGTCCGGCTGATACGCTGAGTTTTCGTAGTGGGAGTTGCCGGGATTTCGCGGTTCTGATGATCGATGCCGTTCGTTCTCTCGGACTCGCTGCACGGTTCGTCAGTGGCTATGTTTTTGTTCCGGATCATGACGCCACCTCAGGAGGCGGTTCCACTCACGCGTGGCTGCAGATATTTCTGCCCGGCGCAGGATGGGTGGATTTCGATCCGACCAACAGCATTATCGGAAATCAGCATCTGATCCGGGTGGCCGTGGCTTGGGACCAGCACCAGGCGTTGCCCTTGTGGGGAACATGGACGGGGGCACCCGCGTCGTTCCGGGGTCTGGATGTCGACGTCAGTGTCACCGAGGACGGCTGTTGAATTTTTCTTCGAGGGGCCGCTGTAATGATGCTTCGCGTAGGCTATAGACTGATTTACGAGTGCGAGCAGCATACGCCAATGATGCTGATGCTCAACACGCACTTCTCGTGTGTGCAGAATGTGCTGTCGGCCGACCTTCTTGTCGTTGATCCACCCGTCGGCATTGCTCAGTATCGGGATGGTTTCGGTAATCTCTGCAGCCGGCTCGTTGCGCCACCGGGCCGGTTCGAGATGTCGACTACCGCCTTGCTCGATGTCTCCGATCGGCCCGAGGAAACGGCAACGTGGGGTCACCAGCATCCCGTCGAGGAATTGCCTGACGAATGCATGGTGTTTCTGCTGGGCAGCCGCTACTGCGAGACCGATTTGTTGTCCGAGGTTGCCTGGGAACTGTTCGGTAAGGTGCAGCCCGGCCGCGATCGCGTGCAGGCAATCTGTGATTTCGTACATCGGCATATCGACTTCGGCTATGAGTTTGCCCGATCGACGAAGACAGCATGTCATGTCTATCGCGAACGACGCGGGGTGTGCAGAGACTTTGCACATCTGGCCGT from Paraburkholderia terrae includes the following:
- a CDS encoding SfnB family sulfur acquisition oxidoreductase — encoded protein: MSLDISEETRDIVDLGHGTPDQITDDAHAIRVAKQLAEAFAPDAAARDRERRLPWAELDAFVASGLWGITVPREFGGAGVSSGTLAEVTATISAADGSLGQIPQNHYYALEVLRVGGSGAQQRFFYDRVLAGERFGNALAETGHKDFKRRTRLARTAAGWHIDGRKFYCTGALYAHWIPTLVITEEKGRDITWLAFVPRDADGVEVIDDWDGFGQRVTGSGTVQFSHVRVEPEWVVPFQASFERPTTIGPLAQIIHAAIDLGQARGAFQAALQFVREHSRPWIDAKIERAAADPLTIAQFGDLAVRLRAAEALLHRAGRFVDAAQAGPTERSVAQASIAVAEARALTTTVSLDAGSRLFELAGTSATLDGLGLDRFWRNARTHTLHDPVRWKYHAVGNYYLNDKLPPRHGAL
- a CDS encoding LLM class flavin-dependent oxidoreductase, whose translation is MARKQILLNAFNMNCVGHINHGLWTHPRDRSTDYRLLPYWTDLARTLERGLFDGLFLADIVGVYDVYQRNVDVTLRESIQLPVNDPLLLVSAMAAVTSHLGFGVTVNLTYEQPYLLARRFSTLDHLTQGRVGWNIVTGYLDSAARAMGLSEQLPHDERYERADEYLEVLYKLWEGSWEADAVLRDKGARVYADPAKVHEVRHAGRYYNVEGYHLAEPSPQRTPVLFQAGSSGRGQRFAARHAECVFISPPNRNAARETVKALREQLVLAGRRPDDVKVFAGAAVVAGATEREAREKYADYLQYASREAGLAHFAASTGIDYAQYDLDEPVDYAPGNAIESATRTAKQHGWTRRKLLEMFELGGRYPAIVGSAAQVADELEGWIEETGIDGFNLSRTVVPESYEDFIDLVVPELQSRGLYKTAYGDGTLRNRLFGEGDHLPARHAAAGFRRDLG
- a CDS encoding 4Fe-4S dicluster domain-containing protein, giving the protein MIELISESRCTACDRCVDVCPTNVFDAVKGGIPVIARPDQCQTCFMCELYCPADAMYVHPFAAGHVAVDETQLVQNGALGAYSRALGWTKARAGGTERDETHRLFELGVT
- a CDS encoding FAD-dependent oxidoreductase → MSTSSAHADQIALRADVFVAGGGPAGTWAALMAARSGATVVLADKGYCGTSGAAAASNNNVWYVPDPNEYERHFKERFRTGGELSELSWTSQVLETAASQLRLLEALRYPFPRKDDGTPNRATLRGPDYMRFMRQQIKRAGVTILDHAPLLGLVHDEREGRVTGAFGARRDGSRWRVSANACVIATGGCAFLGGALGTNVCTGDGHLAAAEVGALFSGMEFSSQYGLAAAFSSVTKGLPFIWASYSTGDGRPIHIDEDDAFIPVAKALMNEPVFAVFDRATPDVERWLRSGQANAFLPYDRMGIDPFRTRFPVGLRHEGTVRGTGGIRLVDTDGRTDVPGLYAAGDAASREAIVGARTGGGSPNAAWAIATGSWSGEAASRFAKVHGSASPVDIDPHYAQLATSDPRAAAATLEREVRPPAVQLFRSELRLSAALRAIDDALAARSSDGASFAASRSAYALLYVAKLSYTSALARRETRGLHRRDDFPLRTEDASRLLISGVKAPAIRWKPIVQPEIA
- a CDS encoding ABC transporter permease subunit, with protein sequence MNAADHPARAPSALPKATARSGAPRATRVPRWSLAGSRWISAATVIVLIAAWGIASRLELVSPVFMPSPAAVAKKFVTVAIDGSSNATLLEHTLASLHRMLAALLLAIVTAIPVGILTGMNRVAQAIVDPLIEFYRPIPPLAYLPLIVIWCGIGEPSKVLLIWLAVFAPLAIATQQGVRRVKPGRIRGARALGATRWQIVRYVVVPSAAPDVLTGIRIGLGVGWSVLVAAELIAATRGLGFMIQSAGQFLETDVVIMGIIVIALIAASIEWGLRRLQKALVPWDGHA
- a CDS encoding taurine ABC transporter ATP-binding protein, coding for MIRVESVSVDFDTGAGRRTVLSNLDLDLRDGSFTVVLGPSGCGKTTLLNVIAGFIAPTAGKVTLDGVAVTGPGAERGVVSQDDALLPWQNVEQNIGFGLQLRGVPRSALREKVDSLLALTGLSGYADYPLWKISGGMRQRVNLARSLAVDPRYLLLDEPLGALDALTRQRMQEYLLQLWTRYDKGMLMITHDITEALFMATDLVLMKGDPGRIESVRGLDFGRRFAAGENARAIRNEPAFVRLRDELETGFFADEGETI
- the tauA gene encoding taurine ABC transporter substrate-binding protein, which gives rise to MNTRFFVRLIAPLFASAILGASPAHAADKTVTIGYQTDIEPSKIAQAKGLYEKDSGYQINWRKFNTGADVIAAMASGDVQVGFTGSSPLAAGVTRGLPIETFFVAAEIGSAEAFVVRNGSNINTPQDLIGKKIAVPFVSTTHYSLLAALKHWNIPADRVTILNLAPPEIAAAWQRGDIDGAYVWEPALGKIQKTGKVFTTSADVRKWGAPTFLAWVARKDFAQSHPDFLVSFAKVTGQVNEDYRKNGANWTASSPEVTAIARVSGSDPADVPPLLHGTTYPLLAEQSGSALLGGGTATALADTSKFLKEQKRLDAVLPDYRPTVTSAYVQQASKQ
- a CDS encoding RidA family protein, giving the protein MSSIVFHQSPTAAPPPPSARYSHAVEANGWLHVTGQLPVDPNAPDKTLPEGIEAQAKLCFHNIEQIVQHAGFALSDTVFVRIYLRDFNADYAGFNRVYDSYFDDAVRLPARTTIGVAQLGRDARVEIDAVLYSAR
- a CDS encoding GntR family transcriptional regulator is translated as MRRNRQSTAPLYERIRDALHARILDGTYPPGTRLPIEHALCESYGVSRITIRQALERLRQEGWIEKIHGQGTFVQRARAVQNISALQSFSEAMMPLGHRVSNRVEGVRVVSVNSQLASRLQLEAEARVTEIQRVRLLDGLAVSFELTYAAREVGEQLLDADLENRDIFHVIEQDCGVRIGHADLSIRSMPASEEVALALGVGPGSALLGIERLVYSRDGAPVLFEALSYRGDAFQYQLSIERAKR
- a CDS encoding DUF1488 domain-containing protein is translated as MAKASAVINFPNPARIHDASRHCVCFWGYDNAREIVFQVDDVVLVKLNPNKDSDESSLLAAFDHNREKILEIARTVYTGGPQNKYTIS